The proteins below come from a single Prochlorococcus marinus str. MIT 9215 genomic window:
- a CDS encoding DnaJ C-terminal domain-containing protein: MVILGTMIHGTMTTSSKNDYLSILGLSHDYDDKELKKAFRREARKWHPDLNKNDLNAEERFKLINEAYEYLRNHNIYINGSDKNIQEDFKSNNFQTGFPDFQDYLDSLFGYEYSPNNYDDYNNELFEDEPVNIDTDEFNNYEYPTTSPEEPPPVKLHQDIETIIELTPDEALNGASILIELEDETVVEVDTPPFAGDGWRLRLENIARGGKDHYLQLKVQTESGLRIDGLRVIYKLELFPHDALLGCAVEIPTLDGTVTLQVPPKSSTGRMLRLKGRGLTFEDNVGDQYVEILVVIPADINDEEIALYTRLQELSLSDS; the protein is encoded by the coding sequence ATGGTAATTCTAGGGACGATGATCCATGGGACAATGACTACTTCCTCTAAAAATGATTATTTGTCTATTTTGGGCTTGTCCCATGATTACGACGATAAAGAACTTAAAAAGGCCTTTCGAAGAGAAGCAAGAAAATGGCATCCAGATTTAAATAAGAATGATCTTAATGCAGAAGAAAGATTTAAATTAATTAACGAAGCATACGAATATCTACGTAATCACAATATATACATAAATGGTTCTGATAAAAATATCCAAGAAGATTTCAAAAGTAATAACTTCCAGACAGGTTTTCCTGACTTTCAAGATTATCTTGATTCATTATTTGGATATGAATACTCCCCAAATAATTACGACGATTATAATAATGAATTATTTGAGGATGAACCCGTAAATATAGATACTGATGAATTTAATAATTATGAATACCCTACAACCTCACCAGAAGAGCCACCTCCAGTTAAACTCCATCAAGATATAGAGACTATTATTGAATTAACTCCAGACGAAGCCTTAAATGGAGCTTCAATTTTAATAGAGCTTGAAGATGAAACTGTAGTAGAAGTAGATACACCCCCTTTTGCTGGAGATGGTTGGAGATTAAGACTGGAAAATATAGCGAGAGGAGGAAAAGATCATTATCTGCAGTTAAAAGTTCAAACCGAAAGTGGACTAAGAATTGATGGTTTAAGGGTTATTTATAAATTAGAGTTATTTCCTCATGATGCTTTACTAGGTTGCGCAGTAGAGATTCCTACTCTTGATGGAACTGTCACACTTCAAGTTCCTCCAAAATCATCTACCGGAAGAATGTTACGGTTGAAAGGTAGGGGTTTAACTTTCGAAGATAATGTGGGTGATCAATATGTAGAAATCTTAGTAGTAATACCTGCGGATATTAATGATGAAGAAATTGCTTTATACACAAGATTACAAGAACTATCACTTTCTGATTCTTAA
- a CDS encoding DUF3110 domain-containing protein, which produces MNIFVLLYNSGTDKEGIHSIELKGRTIVLMFEDKDDATRYCGLLEAQDFPLPTVEMINIKEIRDFCMKLDYECKLVEKNFVPKTAEDRLLISPPQKNLEVDKWEEDKNSNKDNLDINTIKENLEKLL; this is translated from the coding sequence ATGAACATATTTGTTCTTTTATATAATTCAGGAACAGATAAAGAAGGTATTCATTCAATCGAACTAAAAGGTAGGACGATTGTTCTTATGTTTGAAGATAAAGATGATGCAACAAGATATTGTGGACTCCTTGAAGCTCAAGATTTCCCGTTGCCAACAGTTGAAATGATCAACATAAAGGAAATTAGAGATTTCTGCATGAAATTAGATTATGAATGCAAATTAGTAGAAAAAAATTTTGTACCTAAAACCGCTGAAGATAGGTTATTAATTTCTCCACCTCAGAAAAACCTAGAAGTTGATAAATGGGAGGAAGATAAAAATAGTAATAAAGATAACCTCGATATAAATACCATTAAGGAAAACCTTGAAAAATTACTTTAG
- a CDS encoding peptidylprolyl isomerase, translating to MTTALFETEVGNINIEFFSDDAPNTVKNFTKLISDGFYDGLAFHRVIPGFMAQGGCPNTRDGASGIPGTGGPGYNIKCEINSNKHLKGSLSMAHAGKDTGGSQFFIVYEPQPHLDGVHTVFGKTDDMDVVLKLTNGSKILKATLK from the coding sequence ATGACAACAGCATTGTTTGAAACAGAAGTTGGAAATATTAATATTGAATTTTTTTCTGACGATGCCCCAAATACCGTTAAAAACTTCACAAAGTTGATAAGTGATGGTTTTTATGACGGACTAGCATTTCACAGAGTTATTCCTGGATTTATGGCTCAGGGTGGATGTCCAAATACTCGTGATGGAGCATCTGGTATTCCAGGAACTGGAGGCCCAGGTTATAATATTAAATGTGAAATCAATTCCAATAAACATTTAAAAGGTTCACTTTCTATGGCTCATGCAGGAAAGGATACAGGAGGTAGCCAGTTTTTTATAGTTTATGAACCACAGCCTCATCTCGATGGCGTTCATACTGTTTTTGGCAAGACAGATGATATGGATGTAGTTTTAAAGCTTACTAATGGTTCAAAAATTCTAAAAGCAACTTTAAAATAG
- the ribBA gene encoding bifunctional 3,4-dihydroxy-2-butanone-4-phosphate synthase/GTP cyclohydrolase II has protein sequence MKETSPKSNNRTILDINESFKIEFDPISDALAAIRNGECIIVVDDERRENEGDLICAAQFATPQQINFMATEGRGLICLAMRGEKLDSLDLPLMVDRNTDENQTAFTISIDAGPENNVTTGISAEDRAKTIQVAINPNTKPDDLRRPGHIFPLRAKKGGVLKRAGHTEAAVDIAAMSGLYPAGVICEIQNPDGSMSRLPQLKQYAKQWGMKLISIADLISYRFQTERFVFRKSDAILPSIFGNFKAYGYINELDGSEHVALVKQKSKKLKEPVLVRMHSECLTGDAFGSLRCDCRPQLEAALSRIEKEEEGVVVYLRQEGRGIGLINKLKAYSLQDGGLDTVEANEKLGFPADLRNYGVGAQILTDLGIKKLKLLTNNPRKIAGLGGYGIEVIERVPLVICPNDNNAEYLSVKKTKLGHMIDEDNFKSRNIDPFISIFLDGEYKSIDLVPIKNNVIKFCSDHHINIKLESTPRLLAFWNRPKLVWRILHDQNRTNSNITDEEIKNIELFIQFLSNYENSSKTGIIVSRNIEQALHPKSSIKVINTKFTICNNEILYSSTRKFNLDKETFSIVFES, from the coding sequence ATGAAAGAAACAAGTCCCAAATCTAATAATAGAACAATTTTGGATATAAATGAGTCTTTTAAAATTGAATTTGATCCTATCAGCGATGCTTTGGCAGCGATAAGGAATGGTGAATGCATAATAGTGGTAGATGATGAGAGAAGAGAAAACGAAGGAGATTTAATTTGTGCGGCTCAATTTGCTACTCCCCAGCAAATTAATTTTATGGCCACTGAGGGACGTGGTCTTATATGCCTAGCTATGCGAGGTGAAAAACTTGACTCTTTAGATTTACCATTAATGGTAGACAGAAATACAGATGAAAATCAAACAGCTTTTACGATATCAATTGATGCCGGACCTGAAAATAATGTCACTACTGGAATTTCCGCTGAAGACAGGGCGAAGACAATTCAAGTTGCTATAAACCCAAATACAAAACCCGATGATCTAAGGCGGCCAGGACATATTTTTCCATTAAGAGCTAAAAAGGGTGGAGTATTAAAAAGGGCAGGTCATACCGAAGCGGCCGTAGATATTGCTGCAATGTCAGGGCTTTATCCCGCTGGTGTGATTTGTGAAATACAAAATCCTGACGGTTCCATGTCAAGACTTCCACAACTTAAACAGTATGCAAAACAGTGGGGAATGAAATTGATATCAATAGCTGATTTAATAAGTTATCGGTTTCAAACTGAGAGATTTGTATTTAGAAAATCCGATGCTATTCTTCCAAGTATTTTTGGTAATTTCAAAGCTTATGGATATATTAATGAACTTGATGGTTCAGAGCATGTTGCATTAGTTAAACAAAAATCAAAAAAATTAAAAGAACCTGTATTAGTAAGGATGCATTCAGAGTGTTTAACAGGTGATGCTTTTGGATCATTACGTTGTGATTGCAGACCTCAATTAGAGGCTGCCTTATCAAGGATTGAAAAGGAGGAAGAGGGAGTTGTTGTTTACTTGAGACAAGAAGGCAGAGGTATTGGTCTAATAAATAAATTAAAAGCCTACAGTCTACAGGATGGCGGATTAGACACTGTAGAAGCTAATGAAAAATTAGGCTTTCCAGCCGATCTAAGAAATTATGGTGTTGGAGCTCAAATATTAACTGATCTAGGGATTAAAAAATTAAAATTACTCACAAACAATCCTAGAAAGATTGCTGGATTAGGTGGTTATGGAATAGAAGTTATTGAGAGAGTTCCATTAGTGATTTGTCCAAACGATAATAATGCAGAATATTTGAGTGTTAAAAAAACAAAACTAGGGCACATGATTGATGAAGATAATTTTAAGTCCAGGAATATAGATCCATTTATATCAATTTTTCTTGACGGAGAATATAAATCTATTGATCTAGTTCCAATAAAAAATAACGTTATTAAATTCTGTAGTGATCATCATATTAATATTAAACTGGAAAGCACCCCAAGATTATTGGCTTTTTGGAATCGACCAAAATTAGTTTGGCGAATTTTGCATGATCAGAATAGAACAAATTCCAACATAACGGATGAAGAAATAAAAAATATAGAATTATTTATTCAGTTTTTATCAAATTATGAAAATAGTTCAAAGACAGGAATTATTGTTTCTAGAAACATTGAACAAGCATTACACCCGAAAAGCAGCATCAAAGTAATCAATACTAAATTTACTATATGTAATAACGAAATCTTATATTCATCTACAAGAAAATTTAATTTAGATAAAGAGACATTTAGTATTGTTTTTGAAAGCTAA
- the argC gene encoding N-acetyl-gamma-glutamyl-phosphate reductase — protein MNVAIVGATGYGGIQAVNLLKKNKNYKISFLGGNKTSGSKWNDNFPFIYLDNDPYVEEISVDNISKNSDVALLCLPNGLSSTLTRKLLERGLKVIDLSADYRYKSLDEWKKVYSKEAAIYKRNDDDLCKEAVYGLPEINKEAISKGRLIACPGCYPTSALIPLAPYLSQGIIENEGIVIDSKSGTSGGGREPNQKLLLSECGEGLSAYGLINHRHTSEIEQVASLISGNKIELLFTPHLVPIPRGMHSTIYGRLRDPGLTSDDCRILLDNYYRNFKNIKVLPVDTFPSTKWVKNTNQIFLSVKVDIRNGRIIILSAIDNLLKGQTGQAIQNLNIMSGFSMDEGLELTNNYP, from the coding sequence ATGAATGTTGCAATAGTGGGTGCTACAGGTTACGGCGGTATTCAAGCGGTAAATCTTTTAAAGAAAAATAAAAATTACAAAATTTCATTTTTAGGAGGCAATAAAACATCTGGTTCAAAGTGGAATGATAATTTCCCTTTTATTTATCTTGATAACGATCCTTATGTAGAGGAAATTTCAGTAGATAATATTTCAAAAAATTCGGATGTAGCATTGCTTTGCTTACCAAATGGCCTATCTTCAACATTGACAAGAAAATTATTAGAAAGAGGACTTAAAGTTATTGATTTATCAGCGGATTACAGATATAAGTCCTTAGATGAATGGAAAAAAGTATATTCCAAAGAAGCTGCTATTTATAAAAGGAATGATGATGATTTATGTAAAGAGGCCGTCTACGGTCTTCCTGAAATAAATAAAGAAGCCATTTCAAAAGGAAGATTAATTGCATGTCCAGGATGTTATCCAACATCTGCTCTTATTCCACTAGCTCCTTATCTTTCTCAAGGAATTATTGAAAATGAAGGTATAGTAATTGATTCTAAAAGTGGCACCTCTGGAGGTGGTCGAGAACCAAACCAAAAGCTACTCTTATCAGAATGTGGAGAAGGTCTCTCAGCATATGGATTGATAAACCATAGACATACCTCAGAGATCGAGCAAGTAGCATCTTTAATTTCTGGAAATAAAATTGAACTACTTTTTACTCCTCATTTGGTTCCAATTCCAAGAGGAATGCATTCGACTATATATGGGAGATTAAGAGATCCAGGATTAACATCTGATGATTGCAGAATTCTTTTGGATAATTATTATAGAAATTTCAAAAATATTAAAGTCTTACCTGTAGATACATTTCCATCAACAAAATGGGTTAAAAATACAAATCAAATTTTCCTTTCTGTTAAAGTTGATATTCGAAATGGAAGGATCATTATTTTATCTGCAATTGATAATTTGTTAAAAGGGCAGACTGGTCAAGCAATTCAAAATTTAAATATTATGAGTGGATTTTCAATGGATGAAGGACTTGAGTTAACTAATAATTATCCATAA
- the purN gene encoding phosphoribosylglycinamide formyltransferase, translated as MDKSFNYIISPEISEFRRFTPKLKIGVLASGKGTNFQELINLSKRGELDIDIKVLITNNDDAGCIRRAESVKIPHKIIRGKDFDQKELFELEIVNTLNNYDVELVVMAGWMKIVTPFFINKFKNKIINIHPSLLPAYKGGSAIKDSLSNGSKITGCSVHFVDEEVDSGSLIMQAALSIRNNDDIESLSKRIQILEHKILPHSISYAGFLIRSAFMDNY; from the coding sequence TTGGATAAATCATTTAATTACATAATTTCGCCTGAAATATCTGAATTTAGAAGATTTACACCAAAATTAAAAATAGGTGTACTAGCTTCTGGGAAAGGAACAAACTTTCAAGAATTAATTAATCTCTCAAAAAGGGGGGAATTAGATATAGATATTAAAGTTCTCATAACTAACAATGATGATGCTGGTTGCATAAGAAGAGCTGAAAGTGTAAAAATACCCCACAAAATAATAAGAGGTAAAGACTTTGATCAAAAAGAACTTTTTGAATTAGAAATTGTAAATACTTTAAATAATTATGATGTTGAACTTGTTGTTATGGCAGGATGGATGAAAATTGTCACTCCATTTTTTATTAATAAATTTAAGAATAAGATTATAAATATTCACCCTTCATTACTGCCTGCATATAAAGGTGGTTCTGCGATAAAGGACTCTTTATCAAATGGTTCAAAAATAACTGGTTGTTCAGTACATTTTGTTGACGAGGAGGTAGATAGTGGTTCATTAATAATGCAAGCCGCATTGTCAATTAGAAATAATGATGATATTGAATCACTTTCCAAGAGAATACAAATCCTTGAGCATAAAATTTTACCTCACTCAATCTCCTATGCTGGTTTTCTGATAAGAAGTGCTTTTATGGATAATTATTAG
- a CDS encoding glucose-6-phosphate isomerase, with product MNGDLNSWDKFCNYLWFDNKLNIWLDISKISFTRKEIDNLEEKFIDVFSSINELENGAISNIDENRQVGHYWLRNPSISPSSKIEEEICADINEISEFGKQILNGDIKNKNNQKYTDVLWIGIGGSGLGPILITDSLQKSSRGLNFSYIDNVDPFLISERLEELSEKLSTTLFVVVSKSGGTPEPRIAMEIIKSHCENNSLEWNSNAIAITMKDSKLFKKATSENWLKIFNLQDWVGGRTSITSSVGLLPLALINENIFEFIRGASLMDEATRTVDFKNNPAALLSSAWYLTGDGIGKRDMVVLPYRDRLQVFSKYLQQLVMESLGKKFNRKGEVVNQGISVFGNKGSTDQHAYVQQLRDGIDNFFCIFIELLDSPSTSIFDKKENPKEYLSGFLQGTRSALSSENRQSITITLEKLNCFSLGALIALFERAVSFYAELVNINAYDQPGVEAGKKAAANIIEYQQKVRNLLDEGGEYSINDITSLFDNSVSEPIFFILREMCFGNDNYLVKGDWSNPNSLVIQKINS from the coding sequence ATGAATGGAGATTTAAACTCTTGGGATAAATTTTGTAATTATCTTTGGTTTGATAATAAATTAAATATTTGGTTAGACATAAGCAAAATTAGTTTCACAAGAAAAGAGATAGATAATTTAGAAGAGAAATTTATAGATGTTTTTTCATCAATAAATGAATTAGAAAATGGTGCTATCTCAAATATCGATGAAAATAGGCAAGTTGGACATTACTGGCTTAGAAATCCATCAATTTCTCCATCTTCAAAAATAGAAGAAGAGATTTGCGCGGATATTAATGAAATCTCAGAATTTGGAAAACAAATTTTAAACGGTGATATTAAGAATAAGAATAATCAGAAGTATACAGATGTTCTATGGATAGGAATTGGTGGCAGTGGTTTAGGACCAATACTTATTACAGATTCACTTCAGAAAAGCTCTAGAGGCTTAAATTTTTCTTATATCGATAATGTTGATCCTTTTTTAATTAGCGAAAGGTTAGAAGAGTTATCTGAAAAGCTATCCACAACATTATTTGTAGTAGTGAGTAAATCAGGTGGTACGCCTGAACCAAGAATTGCTATGGAAATTATTAAAAGTCATTGCGAAAACAATTCTCTTGAATGGAATTCTAATGCTATAGCCATAACAATGAAAGATAGTAAGTTATTTAAAAAAGCGACTTCTGAAAATTGGTTAAAAATATTTAATTTACAAGATTGGGTTGGAGGAAGAACAAGTATTACTAGCTCTGTGGGATTACTTCCATTAGCTCTTATTAATGAAAATATATTTGAATTTATTAGAGGTGCATCATTAATGGACGAGGCCACACGTACAGTTGATTTTAAAAATAATCCCGCAGCATTATTATCATCTGCATGGTATTTAACTGGAGATGGTATTGGAAAGAGAGATATGGTCGTATTACCTTATAGAGATAGGTTGCAGGTATTTAGTAAATATCTTCAGCAATTAGTAATGGAATCATTAGGTAAAAAATTCAATAGGAAAGGTGAGGTTGTTAATCAAGGTATATCCGTTTTTGGCAATAAAGGATCTACAGATCAACATGCTTATGTTCAGCAACTGAGAGATGGTATTGATAATTTCTTTTGTATCTTTATTGAATTATTAGATTCTCCATCTACTAGTATTTTTGATAAGAAAGAGAATCCTAAAGAATATCTTTCTGGTTTTTTGCAAGGAACCAGATCAGCACTCTCCAGTGAAAATAGACAAAGTATTACTATCACGTTAGAAAAATTAAATTGTTTTTCACTAGGTGCCTTAATCGCTTTATTTGAGAGGGCTGTATCCTTCTACGCTGAATTAGTAAATATAAATGCATATGATCAACCTGGTGTTGAAGCTGGGAAGAAAGCAGCCGCAAATATTATTGAGTATCAACAAAAAGTAAGAAATTTATTAGACGAAGGAGGAGAATATTCTATAAATGACATAACATCACTTTTTGATAATTCAGTGAGTGAACCTATATTTTTCATACTCCGTGAAATGTGTTTCGGTAATGATAATTATTTAGTTAAGGGCGATTGGTCAAATCCGAATTCATTAGTTATTCAAAAAATAAATTCTTAA
- the leuS gene encoding leucine--tRNA ligase, whose protein sequence is MISPDKQYESFTNLYNPSEIEKKWQLIWTENNLYKTDELTENSDKFYALSMFPYPSGNLHMGHVRNYVITDLIARFHRFKGKSVLHPMGWDAFGLPAENAAIERGISPSVWTKQNISHMRSQLKLLGLSVDWDREFATCDENYYIWTQYLFLELYKAGLVYQKESEVNWDPVDNTVLANEQVDSEGKSWRSGAVVEKKLLKQWFLRITNYADELLKDLEKLDNWPERVKIMQDNWIGKSIGTNINFNLNTNPEEKITVFTTRPDTLFGVTYLAISVNHSLIKYISDQETIQDIENLKQYLKNNKNNELEKIGIKTSLIAINPINSEPIPIWVASYVLDEYGTGAVMGVPAHDQRDFEFAKKNNIDIKQVIINDKSEKTNELDKAYVENGYLMNSDQYNFMENTIAKLKISEEGVDNGWAENKIQYRLRDWLISRQRYWGCPIPIVNCKKCGSVPLKQSELPVALPKDIDISANKINALGDNNHWINTTCPKCGIAAKKETDTMDTFMCSSWYFLRYPSSKCSNKPFEKIEINKWLPVDQYVGGVEHAILHLLYARFFTKALRDNELFEIDEPFKKLLTQGMVQAAAYKNNKTGKYVSPSDINDLSNPTDPIDNTKLEVLFEKMSKSKYNGIDPESVIKKYGADTARMFILFKAPPEKDLEWGDTDVEGQFRFLNRIWKLYINCAKDINSKSNSYPDREKSLIKSMNIAIKEISNDILNNQFNTAISELMKFYNSLANSINDVNNTLKIEALKTFCILLAPFAPHIAEEIWHLIGFKKSVHLEYWPSFNAEALKEDSYELVIQVNGKVRDKVKINNDMSEDQIKELTLKRPNILKWTQDKEIRKIIIVKGKIINIVV, encoded by the coding sequence GTGATTTCTCCCGATAAACAATATGAGTCTTTTACCAATTTATATAATCCATCCGAAATAGAAAAAAAATGGCAGTTAATATGGACAGAAAACAATTTATATAAAACCGATGAATTAACTGAGAATAGCGATAAATTTTATGCCTTATCAATGTTTCCCTATCCCTCAGGTAATCTTCATATGGGACATGTTAGGAATTATGTTATTACAGACTTAATAGCTCGTTTCCATAGGTTTAAGGGCAAATCTGTATTACACCCAATGGGTTGGGATGCTTTTGGTTTGCCTGCTGAGAATGCAGCTATTGAAAGAGGAATTAGTCCAAGTGTTTGGACTAAACAAAATATTTCTCATATGAGGTCACAATTAAAGCTTTTAGGTCTATCAGTTGATTGGGATAGGGAATTTGCAACTTGTGATGAAAATTATTATATTTGGACACAATATCTATTTTTAGAGTTATACAAAGCAGGTCTTGTATATCAAAAGGAATCAGAAGTTAATTGGGATCCTGTAGATAATACAGTTTTAGCAAATGAGCAAGTTGACTCAGAGGGTAAATCTTGGAGATCTGGGGCTGTAGTTGAAAAAAAATTATTAAAGCAATGGTTTTTAAGGATTACTAATTATGCTGATGAGTTATTGAAGGATTTAGAAAAATTAGATAACTGGCCAGAGAGAGTAAAAATAATGCAAGATAATTGGATTGGAAAGTCAATTGGTACAAATATTAATTTCAATTTAAATACCAATCCAGAAGAGAAAATAACCGTATTTACAACAAGGCCAGATACTTTATTTGGAGTTACTTATTTAGCAATTTCTGTTAATCATTCATTAATTAAATATATTTCTGATCAAGAAACAATACAAGATATAGAAAATCTTAAACAATATTTGAAAAATAATAAAAATAACGAACTTGAAAAAATTGGAATAAAAACTAGTTTAATAGCAATAAATCCAATTAATTCTGAACCTATACCTATTTGGGTGGCAAGTTATGTTCTCGATGAATACGGTACAGGCGCTGTTATGGGGGTGCCTGCTCATGATCAAAGAGATTTTGAATTTGCTAAGAAAAATAATATTGATATTAAACAAGTAATAATAAATGATAAAAGTGAAAAAACTAATGAGCTTGATAAAGCTTATGTGGAAAATGGATATCTTATGAATTCAGATCAATACAATTTTATGGAGAATACTATTGCTAAATTAAAAATTTCAGAGGAGGGAGTAGATAATGGGTGGGCCGAAAATAAGATTCAATATCGTTTAAGAGATTGGTTAATATCTAGACAAAGATATTGGGGATGTCCGATTCCCATCGTTAATTGCAAAAAATGTGGATCTGTTCCTTTAAAACAATCGGAATTACCTGTTGCATTACCAAAAGATATAGATATCTCAGCTAACAAGATTAATGCTTTAGGTGATAATAATCATTGGATAAATACAACATGTCCAAAATGTGGAATAGCGGCAAAAAAAGAAACTGATACTATGGACACTTTTATGTGTTCATCATGGTATTTTTTAAGATATCCATCTTCAAAATGTTCAAATAAGCCATTTGAAAAGATTGAAATTAATAAGTGGTTGCCTGTAGATCAATATGTCGGAGGAGTAGAGCACGCAATATTGCATTTGTTATATGCAAGATTTTTCACTAAAGCTTTACGGGATAATGAACTATTTGAAATTGATGAACCATTTAAAAAACTATTAACACAAGGAATGGTTCAGGCCGCTGCCTATAAAAATAATAAAACGGGTAAATATGTTTCTCCTTCCGATATTAATGACCTATCAAATCCTACAGATCCAATTGATAATACCAAACTCGAAGTTCTTTTCGAGAAGATGTCTAAGTCAAAATATAATGGAATAGACCCTGAATCAGTAATTAAAAAATATGGAGCCGATACAGCTAGAATGTTTATATTATTTAAAGCCCCGCCAGAAAAAGATTTGGAATGGGGAGATACAGATGTTGAAGGACAATTTAGATTTTTAAATAGGATTTGGAAGCTTTATATAAATTGTGCAAAAGATATAAATAGTAAATCTAATTCCTATCCAGATAGAGAAAAAAGTTTAATAAAGTCAATGAATATAGCTATAAAAGAAATTTCGAATGACATATTAAATAACCAATTTAATACTGCTATTTCAGAACTAATGAAGTTTTATAATTCATTAGCAAATTCCATTAATGATGTAAACAATACTTTAAAAATTGAGGCTTTAAAAACATTTTGTATTTTGTTGGCTCCATTTGCACCTCATATTGCAGAAGAAATATGGCATCTTATAGGATTTAAAAAATCTGTGCATTTAGAATACTGGCCTTCATTTAATGCCGAGGCACTTAAGGAAGATTCATATGAACTAGTAATACAAGTGAATGGAAAAGTTAGAGACAAAGTAAAAATTAATAATGATATGAGTGAAGATCAAATTAAAGAATTGACTCTTAAAAGACCTAACATATTAAAATGGACTCAAGATAAGGAAATAAGAAAAATAATTATTGTTAAAGGTAAAATTATTAATATTGTTGTTTAA
- the dapF gene encoding diaminopimelate epimerase — MKNITFEKYQGNGNDFVVFDSRGNDIYKNYKTNKIFDIKKICNRQFGIGADGVIFIEEPNEDNYAKMIIFNSDGSEAQMCGNGIRCLVEYLHVNDSINIKNKEYKIETKAGLKIAKYINDKITVKMGVPILESQNIPTTIEKKINSIPSHEFIEKNFKYIGYAVGMGNPHLIFFVQDIESINLSRLGPIFEKNELFPEKTNVHFCQIVNRDNIKVKVWERGAGPTLACGTGACAIHVAAYKLGLCNSETIVTLPGGNLKIDWSKDDCEVMMTGNAKRVFSGSILVS, encoded by the coding sequence ATGAAAAATATAACTTTTGAAAAATATCAAGGTAACGGAAATGATTTCGTAGTATTCGATTCTAGAGGAAATGATATATATAAGAATTACAAGACAAATAAAATATTTGATATAAAAAAAATTTGCAACAGGCAATTTGGAATTGGAGCAGATGGTGTGATTTTTATAGAAGAACCTAATGAAGATAATTATGCAAAAATGATAATCTTTAATTCTGATGGTTCTGAAGCACAAATGTGTGGAAACGGAATAAGGTGTTTAGTTGAGTATCTCCATGTAAATGATTCAATTAATATTAAAAATAAAGAATATAAAATTGAGACTAAAGCAGGTTTAAAAATTGCAAAATATATAAATGATAAAATTACAGTAAAAATGGGAGTTCCAATTTTAGAAAGTCAAAATATCCCAACAACAATTGAAAAAAAAATCAATTCGATTCCTTCACATGAATTTATTGAAAAAAATTTTAAATATATAGGTTATGCCGTAGGAATGGGAAATCCTCATTTAATATTCTTTGTACAAGACATAGAGTCAATTAATCTTTCCAGACTTGGACCTATATTTGAAAAAAATGAATTATTTCCAGAAAAAACTAATGTACATTTTTGTCAAATCGTAAATAGAGATAATATCAAAGTGAAAGTATGGGAAAGAGGAGCAGGACCTACCTTAGCCTGTGGAACAGGTGCCTGTGCTATTCATGTAGCAGCTTATAAATTAGGCCTTTGTAATTCAGAAACCATAGTAACGTTACCAGGAGGTAATCTTAAAATTGATTGGTCAAAAGATGATTGTGAAGTCATGATGACCGGAAATGCTAAAAGGGTTTTCTCAGGATCAATTTTAGTAAGTTAA